A region from the Wolbachia endosymbiont of Folsomia candida genome encodes:
- a CDS encoding baseplate J/gp47 family protein — MQLPEIIEPLDFEQILSRMKEELIRCDANFTALVESDLTMKILEIAAWRELLIRQRINEAAKANLLMFAKGSDLDYLAKFYGVERKNEEDDECFRKRIKAKIVGWSTGGSKEHYRFHALSVDPRVKDALVESPIPGKVQISVLSTNLSTGGVPSEELLQIVRKQLNSEDIRVLTDTVEVVSCNIIAIDIHSRIIAQSEEIIEVAKKQFIEKFEASKRLGWNVTKSWIIANLFVEGVSNVELIEPKEDIAIRGNECSTLGNLKIELVGKI, encoded by the coding sequence ATGCAACTACCAGAAATTATTGAGCCATTAGATTTTGAGCAAATCTTATCACGGATGAAGGAGGAATTAATCCGTTGTGATGCAAACTTTACTGCTCTGGTCGAAAGCGATCTAACAATGAAAATTTTAGAAATTGCAGCTTGGCGGGAATTACTAATACGGCAGAGAATTAATGAAGCAGCAAAAGCAAATTTACTAATGTTTGCAAAAGGAAGTGATCTTGATTATTTAGCTAAATTTTATGGAGTAGAGAGAAAAAACGAAGAAGATGATGAGTGTTTTAGAAAAAGGATTAAAGCTAAAATAGTTGGCTGGAGTACTGGAGGCAGCAAGGAGCACTACCGCTTTCATGCATTATCCGTTGACCCTAGAGTTAAAGATGCACTGGTTGAGTCACCAATACCTGGAAAAGTGCAGATTTCAGTGTTATCAACAAACTTATCCACAGGTGGCGTGCCATCAGAAGAACTACTCCAAATCGTAAGAAAGCAGCTAAATAGCGAAGATATAAGAGTTTTAACAGATACAGTTGAAGTTGTAAGTTGCAATATTATAGCAATAGATATTCACAGTAGGATTATAGCACAATCAGAAGAGATAATTGAAGTAGCGAAGAAACAATTTATCGAAAAGTTTGAAGCAAGCAAAAGGCTGGGATGGAATGTTACCAAATCTTGGATTATAGCAAATCTATTTGTAGAAGGAGTGAGTAATGTAGAGCTAATAGAGCCAAAAGAAGACATTGCTATTAGAGGAAATGAGTGCTCAACCCTTGGTAATCTAAAAATCGAATTAGTAGGTAAAATTTGA
- a CDS encoding GPW/gp25 family protein, translated as MRGMDSKTGKELEGIDHLKQSIIDILTTPIGSRIMRRNYGSRLFELVDKPMNRDFTLEVYSAVAEALEKWEKRFKVEKVKITEVKEGKVILNLEGVYLPEGEFVNISGITV; from the coding sequence ATGCGAGGAATGGATTCTAAAACGGGAAAGGAATTGGAGGGAATAGACCATCTTAAACAATCAATTATTGATATACTAACTACTCCTATAGGCAGTAGGATAATGCGCCGAAATTATGGATCAAGACTATTTGAATTAGTTGATAAACCAATGAATAGAGATTTTACTTTAGAAGTCTATTCAGCAGTAGCAGAAGCACTAGAAAAGTGGGAAAAGAGATTTAAAGTAGAAAAAGTAAAAATTACAGAGGTAAAAGAAGGAAAAGTAATACTTAATTTAGAGGGGGTTTATCTTCCAGAAGGTGAATTTGTAAATATTAGTGGAATTACTGTTTAA
- a CDS encoding PAAR domain-containing protein translates to MSKSVVRIGDYCMEAIPHFCITGSMNVSINNKPICCQGDSFTEARVLTNGSKTVFVNGYGVGRVGDQVSCGSKIISGSPNVFCS, encoded by the coding sequence ATGAGCAAATCAGTTGTACGCATAGGTGATTATTGTATGGAAGCTATACCACATTTCTGTATTACGGGAAGTATGAATGTTTCTATTAATAATAAGCCTATTTGCTGCCAAGGAGATAGTTTTACAGAAGCTAGAGTACTCACCAATGGATCAAAAACAGTGTTTGTAAATGGTTACGGAGTTGGAAGAGTTGGTGATCAAGTGTCTTGTGGTTCTAAAATAATAAGTGGCAGTCCAAATGTTTTTTGTAGCTGA
- a CDS encoding phage baseplate assembly protein V, producing the protein MLESNFAISELQRKLANIIRIGLIKEVDYEKARVKVKISEFLTDWLPWITSRAGKDSSWVPPSIDEQVVVLSPLGELSLGVVLPAIYQQKYLPSEHQENADIFEFKDGTKLSYNKNDHHLEVTVADKITLKVGESEIEMTKNGIKLKGNRIDLN; encoded by the coding sequence ATGTTGGAAAGTAATTTTGCTATTTCAGAGTTGCAGAGAAAATTAGCTAATATTATACGTATTGGACTTATCAAAGAAGTAGATTATGAAAAAGCAAGAGTAAAAGTCAAAATAAGTGAATTTTTAACGGATTGGCTTCCATGGATAACAAGTAGAGCAGGAAAAGATAGCAGTTGGGTTCCACCAAGTATTGATGAGCAAGTTGTGGTACTTTCTCCACTGGGTGAATTGTCTTTAGGAGTGGTATTACCTGCAATTTATCAGCAAAAGTATCTTCCATCTGAACACCAAGAAAATGCTGATATTTTTGAGTTTAAGGACGGAACAAAATTATCATATAACAAAAATGATCATCATTTAGAGGTCACTGTAGCAGATAAAATCACTCTAAAGGTGGGGGAATCAGAAATAGAAATGACTAAGAATGGTATAAAACTTAAAGGGAATCGAATCGATCTTAACTAA
- a CDS encoding phage tail protein: protein MLNIKANNINQVTKDINAQESKIRLAAVRALNKTALWLKSQAAKEISKEKQIKLTVIRKKLRIIKARASTLEVIVKANFYNVKAHLLGGMKQTKVGAKAGKHMFTNAFIATMPMGHRGIFKRKGRASLPIQEVKLPLEPEATKIIEELVIHEVEAVFKKFFQRELNYIAKV, encoded by the coding sequence ATGCTTAACATTAAAGCTAATAATATTAATCAAGTTACAAAAGATATCAATGCACAAGAGTCAAAAATAAGACTGGCTGCAGTAAGAGCTTTAAATAAGACGGCATTGTGGCTAAAATCACAGGCTGCTAAAGAGATTAGCAAAGAAAAGCAGATAAAACTAACTGTAATCAGGAAAAAGCTAAGGATTATTAAGGCCAGGGCAAGCACGTTAGAAGTTATAGTTAAAGCAAATTTTTATAATGTTAAAGCCCATTTACTTGGAGGCATGAAACAAACAAAAGTGGGAGCAAAAGCAGGAAAACACATGTTTACTAATGCATTTATAGCAACTATGCCAATGGGGCATCGTGGTATTTTTAAACGAAAAGGGAGAGCTTCATTACCAATACAAGAGGTTAAACTACCACTAGAGCCTGAGGCAACAAAAATAATAGAGGAGCTTGTAATTCATGAAGTTGAGGCGGTATTTAAAAAATTTTTTCAACGTGAATTGAATTATATTGCAAAAGTATGA
- a CDS encoding major capsid protein, which translates to MQNPFSNSAFSMIELTNAINIMEINYGRTESLKLFPSESVSVRHIAIEEQNGVLSLLQTQVPGAPATVGKRGKRKVRTFTIPHIPHDDVVLPEEAQGIRPFGSDDELITLAKVVNKHLQSMRNKHAITLEHLRMGALKGIILDADGSELLNLYNEFGITPKAVNFALGTATTDVKRKCMEVLRHIEDSLSGEYMTGIHALVSPEFFDALTGHSKVKEAYERWQEGAALRNDMRSGFTFCGITFEEYRGQASDVDGNVRRFIEKDTGHCFPLGTANTFTTYFGPADFNETVNTLGQPLYAKQEPRRFDRGTDLHTQSNPLPMCHRPGVLIKVTA; encoded by the coding sequence ATGCAAAATCCATTCTCAAATTCAGCATTTAGTATGATAGAGCTAACTAATGCAATTAATATTATGGAGATCAATTATGGTCGTACTGAAAGCTTGAAGTTATTTCCGAGTGAGTCAGTAAGTGTACGTCATATTGCCATTGAGGAGCAAAATGGTGTTTTAAGCCTACTGCAAACGCAGGTTCCAGGAGCGCCAGCAACGGTCGGAAAACGTGGAAAAAGGAAAGTGAGAACATTTACAATTCCGCATATTCCTCATGATGATGTAGTTTTGCCAGAGGAAGCTCAAGGAATCCGTCCATTTGGTTCAGATGATGAACTTATAACACTAGCTAAAGTTGTAAATAAGCATTTGCAATCAATGAGAAATAAACATGCGATAACACTTGAACACCTGCGTATGGGGGCATTAAAAGGAATTATTCTTGATGCTGATGGCTCTGAACTCTTAAATCTCTACAATGAGTTTGGTATTACTCCAAAAGCAGTAAATTTTGCGCTTGGAACTGCAACAACAGATGTAAAAAGGAAGTGCATGGAAGTACTCAGGCATATAGAAGATAGCTTAAGTGGTGAATATATGACAGGGATCCATGCCCTAGTTAGTCCTGAGTTTTTTGACGCTTTAACTGGGCACTCAAAAGTAAAAGAAGCATATGAAAGATGGCAAGAAGGAGCAGCGCTAAGAAACGATATGAGGTCAGGATTTACGTTCTGTGGTATTACGTTCGAAGAGTATAGAGGGCAAGCCTCAGATGTAGATGGAAATGTTAGAAGATTCATTGAAAAAGATACTGGGCATTGTTTTCCTCTTGGAACGGCAAATACATTTACTACTTATTTTGGTCCTGCAGACTTTAATGAGACAGTAAATACACTCGGACAACCACTTTATGCAAAACAAGAGCCAAGAAGATTTGATAGAGGAACTGACCTACACACTCAATCTAACCCTTTACCAATGTGCCACCGTCCAGGGGTGTTGATTAAAGTCACAGCATAA
- a CDS encoding head decoration protein: MSCITEQNNLGDLLKYEASNLYSRDQITVAKGQNLSLGTVVGCESKDNLIKILNPTAIDGTQTAIGVITSDVNAKENTKAVIIARVALLADHTVVWPANITEEQKTTAVKQLGIRGIIIRKGV; this comes from the coding sequence ATGTCTTGTATAACCGAACAAAATAATCTTGGCGATCTTTTGAAATACGAAGCGTCAAATCTTTACTCGCGAGACCAAATAACTGTTGCTAAGGGACAAAATCTTAGCTTAGGTACTGTAGTGGGATGTGAATCTAAAGACAACTTAATCAAAATTTTAAATCCAACTGCTATAGATGGCACTCAAACAGCGATTGGAGTAATCACAAGTGATGTGAACGCAAAAGAAAACACCAAAGCGGTAATTATTGCTCGAGTAGCTTTACTTGCGGATCATACAGTTGTTTGGCCAGCCAATATTACTGAAGAACAAAAAACAACAGCCGTAAAACAACTCGGAATCCGTGGCATTATTATTCGTAAGGGGGTATAA
- a CDS encoding S49 family peptidase, whose translation METIRTSWLGRPMMIEQKSFDLLSLYNGKQPIFKNLKHSFKSNVENIAVIPIHGILTKSPGAFDDFLGMTSYERVQAQIEEALADREIETILLDIDSPGGEVSGIFDLADFIYESRAKKRIVAIANDDAYSAAYAIASSAEKVFVTRTSGIGSIGVIASHIDQSAFDEKQGIKYTTIFAGSRKNDLNPHEPINSEGLEGLKGEIDRLYGMFVQLIARNRNLSVKTIKDTEAGLYFGQNAIDIGLADGITTFSEFINNYRSTTMTTAEFNCKEHTDDLIEEAKRNGYNNCRTEILEVIRLCNLSKMPEKIGEFIEQNVSSKQAQEILIEALAERTMKTEIFSALPQNSSEGLLTRLAKTQQTIK comes from the coding sequence ATGGAAACTATAAGAACCTCTTGGCTGGGTAGGCCGATGATGATTGAACAGAAAAGCTTTGATTTATTGTCATTATATAATGGCAAACAACCTATCTTTAAAAATCTCAAGCACTCTTTCAAAAGTAACGTCGAAAATATAGCAGTTATACCAATCCATGGAATTTTGACTAAAAGCCCAGGAGCTTTTGATGATTTTCTTGGTATGACATCGTATGAAAGAGTCCAAGCACAAATAGAAGAAGCTTTAGCCGATAGAGAAATTGAGACAATTCTACTTGATATAGACAGTCCTGGAGGAGAAGTAAGTGGGATTTTTGATCTGGCTGATTTTATTTATGAATCAAGAGCAAAAAAGAGAATTGTCGCCATAGCCAATGATGATGCGTACTCTGCTGCTTATGCTATTGCTTCTAGCGCTGAAAAGGTCTTTGTTACCAGAACATCTGGCATTGGAAGCATTGGGGTAATCGCCAGTCACATAGATCAAAGCGCTTTTGATGAGAAGCAAGGCATTAAGTATACAACTATTTTTGCAGGTAGCAGAAAGAATGATTTAAATCCACATGAGCCCATTAACTCTGAAGGCTTAGAAGGTTTAAAAGGGGAGATAGATCGTTTATATGGAATGTTTGTACAGCTTATAGCACGTAATCGAAATCTTTCCGTAAAAACTATCAAAGATACCGAAGCAGGACTTTATTTCGGGCAAAATGCCATTGATATTGGTCTTGCAGATGGAATTACAACATTTTCTGAATTTATTAACAATTATAGGAGTACTACTATGACTACAGCCGAATTTAACTGTAAAGAACACACTGATGATTTAATTGAGGAAGCTAAACGTAATGGCTACAACAACTGCCGTACTGAAATTTTGGAAGTAATACGTTTGTGTAATTTATCAAAAATGCCAGAAAAAATAGGAGAATTTATTGAGCAGAATGTTAGTAGTAAACAAGCACAAGAGATTTTAATTGAGGCACTTGCAGAGCGAACAATGAAGACTGAAATTTTCAGTGCATTACCACAAAATTCATCAGAAGGTTTACTTACGCGATTAGCTAAAACTCAGCAAACTATAAAATAA
- a CDS encoding phage portal protein, with amino-acid sequence MLLKTFKQLFHKPPKPKSSAWDGAGYGRRVMYWQPGSGSINSLLSHSIETLRSRSRDMVRKNPYAANIIDTIVSNSVGTGIKPQSKAKDAEFRKKVQELWLKWTDEADSNNISDFYGLQALVCRSMVEGGECFVRLRTRKFEDGFSVPLQLQVLESEHLDNKNNQTLANGNIIRNGIEFNRLGQREAYYLFREHPGESTFGESVRVPANDVLHIYKPLRPGQIRGEPWLSNVLLKLYELDQYDDAELVRKKTAAMFAGFITRLDPEANIMGESESNEHGVALSGLEPGTMQLLDPGEDIKFSEPSDVGGSYEAFMRQQLRAIAIGIGITYEQLTGDLTNVNYSSIRAGLIEFRRRCAMLQHNIMVFQFCRPVWERWLELATLSGKLPTTAKETSKEVKWIPQGFDWVDPLKDQQAQQMAVRNGFKSRSEVISEMGYDAEEIDQEIAEDQKRADFFNLSFDSDSRAQTK; translated from the coding sequence ATGTTATTAAAAACCTTCAAACAATTATTTCATAAACCACCAAAACCCAAAAGTTCAGCATGGGACGGAGCAGGCTATGGTAGAAGAGTGATGTATTGGCAGCCAGGCAGTGGTAGCATAAATAGCTTACTTTCTCATAGTATTGAAACTTTGCGCAGTCGTTCTCGAGACATGGTGCGGAAAAATCCATATGCTGCAAATATTATTGATACGATAGTGAGCAACTCTGTTGGAACTGGCATAAAACCTCAATCAAAAGCAAAAGATGCTGAGTTCAGAAAGAAAGTTCAAGAGCTATGGCTAAAGTGGACTGATGAGGCAGATAGCAATAATATTAGTGATTTCTATGGATTACAGGCCCTCGTTTGTAGAAGTATGGTTGAAGGTGGTGAATGCTTTGTAAGACTCAGAACTCGCAAGTTCGAGGATGGATTTTCTGTTCCTCTGCAGTTGCAAGTTTTAGAATCAGAACATTTGGATAATAAAAACAATCAAACTTTAGCGAATGGCAATATTATCCGTAATGGCATTGAGTTCAATAGGCTTGGACAAAGAGAAGCTTATTACCTTTTTAGAGAACACCCTGGTGAGAGTACTTTTGGTGAGTCAGTTAGAGTGCCAGCAAATGATGTTTTGCATATCTATAAGCCACTCCGACCTGGGCAAATTAGAGGAGAACCGTGGCTTTCCAATGTACTTTTGAAACTCTATGAACTTGATCAATATGATGATGCAGAACTCGTCAGAAAAAAAACTGCTGCAATGTTTGCTGGATTTATTACTAGGCTTGATCCAGAAGCAAATATTATGGGAGAGAGTGAATCAAATGAGCATGGCGTAGCGCTATCAGGACTCGAACCTGGCACTATGCAATTACTTGATCCAGGTGAGGACATAAAATTTTCAGAGCCATCGGATGTGGGAGGAAGCTACGAAGCATTTATGAGGCAGCAGCTAAGAGCCATAGCAATTGGTATAGGAATCACCTATGAGCAGCTAACAGGAGATTTAACTAATGTCAACTACTCATCAATTAGAGCAGGATTAATAGAATTTCGCAGAAGATGTGCCATGCTACAACACAATATTATGGTATTTCAATTTTGCAGGCCTGTATGGGAAAGATGGCTAGAACTTGCTACTTTATCTGGCAAGCTTCCTACAACAGCAAAAGAAACGTCAAAAGAAGTAAAATGGATACCACAGGGGTTTGATTGGGTTGACCCACTAAAAGACCAACAAGCACAGCAAATGGCAGTAAGAAATGGTTTTAAAAGTCGTTCAGAAGTAATTTCAGAAATGGGCTATGATGCTGAAGAAATTGATCAAGAAATAGCTGAAGACCAAAAACGTGCTGATTTTTTCAACCTTTCTTTCGACTCAGATTCGCGTGCACAAACAAAATAA
- a CDS encoding YhcG family protein — MTRIIAKEYTEFLEQLKDRIATSRYKAARTVNKELLLLYHYIGTQILEKQKNQNWGSKVIEQLSKDLKAEFPEMKGFGISSLHNMRRFAELYPDSEFLQQAAGILPWYHHVVLMERVKEHEARLFYMQNASEYGWSRSILMHQIELDLHKRQGKAVTNFKDKLPSPQSDLAHYTLKDPYIFDFLSIGKDAHEREIEKGLVAHIEKFLVELGAGFSFVGRQYRLTVRRKDYYLDLLFYHLKLRCFVVIEIKAVEFEPEHSGKINFYLSIVDDLLKHPTDNPSIGLILCKSKDNVLAEYALRDMTKPIGLAEYKITENLPENIKTALPTIEELEAELSKIKEK, encoded by the coding sequence ATGACAAGAATTATAGCAAAAGAATACACAGAGTTTTTAGAGCAACTTAAGGATCGTATTGCTACTAGCCGTTACAAAGCAGCAAGAACAGTAAATAAAGAACTTTTACTACTTTACCATTATATTGGCACGCAGATTCTAGAAAAACAAAAGAACCAGAATTGGGGATCTAAAGTAATTGAGCAGTTAAGTAAAGACTTAAAGGCTGAATTTCCTGAAATGAAAGGTTTTGGTATTTCTAGCCTGCATAATATGAGGCGTTTCGCGGAACTTTATCCAGATTCTGAATTTCTCCAGCAAGCTGCTGGAATATTACCATGGTATCATCATGTTGTTTTAATGGAACGAGTAAAGGAGCATGAAGCAAGGCTTTTTTATATGCAAAATGCTTCAGAATATGGTTGGTCTCGTTCTATTCTTATGCACCAAATAGAGCTTGATCTTCATAAACGGCAAGGTAAAGCTGTTACTAATTTCAAAGATAAATTACCATCACCTCAATCTGACTTAGCACATTACACATTAAAAGATCCATATATCTTCGATTTCTTAAGTATAGGCAAGGATGCTCATGAGAGAGAAATAGAGAAAGGACTAGTAGCACACATTGAAAAATTTCTTGTAGAACTTGGAGCAGGTTTTTCTTTTGTTGGACGTCAATATCGTTTAACAGTAAGGCGAAAGGATTATTATTTAGATTTACTGTTTTATCACTTAAAACTGAGGTGTTTTGTAGTAATAGAAATTAAAGCAGTTGAATTTGAGCCAGAGCATTCTGGTAAGATAAATTTTTATTTATCAATTGTTGATGACTTACTAAAACACCCAACAGATAATCCCTCGATTGGTTTGATTTTATGTAAATCTAAGGATAATGTGCTGGCTGAATATGCACTACGAGACATGACGAAACCAATAGGACTTGCTGAATATAAAATCACTGAGAACCTACCAGAGAATATAAAAACAGCCCTGCCAACTATAGAAGAGTTAGAAGCTGAGTTATCTAAAATTAAGGAAAAGTAA
- a CDS encoding gpW family head-tail joining protein — MYTEEYLLQVEKAIKKLQRGERVVSIGYGDHVVRYAEVQINDLLNLRQRIKAELKVAGMKPKRKIVFSTNKGII; from the coding sequence ATGTACACCGAAGAATATTTATTACAAGTTGAAAAGGCAATAAAGAAATTGCAGCGTGGTGAACGGGTTGTTTCTATTGGCTATGGCGATCATGTAGTAAGGTATGCAGAAGTTCAGATAAACGATTTGTTGAATTTAAGACAAAGGATCAAGGCTGAGTTAAAAGTTGCAGGTATGAAACCTAAAAGGAAGATTGTTTTTTCGACGAATAAAGGGATCATATAA
- a CDS encoding phage terminase large subunit family protein — MIYSSSFYAGLKPDPLLKVSEWSDEYRVLSQTASSEPGKWRTERTPYLKEIMDSLSPSSKVEKVIFMKGAQIGGTEAGNNWIGYIIDQTPGPMLVVQPTVEMGKRWSKGRFAPLIENTPCLKDKVKDPRSRDSGNTVQSKEFPGGIVVITGANSSVGLRSMPVKYLFLDEIDAYPGDSSGEGDPVLLSIARTNTFTRRKIFLVSTPTVHGISRIEKEFEASDKRYFFVPCPHCNHYQVLKWSQIKWEDKDLRTAHYVCIECKGKIENHQKIDMLAKGEWRATDSTKDGKTAGFHISSLYSPVGWYSWSQAVAEFLHSKDNEQLLKVWINTVLGETWVDKGEVPDWRHLFERRESYPIGTIPEGEVVLTAGVDVQKDRLEVEVVAWGKGRKSWSIDYQVFEGDPGDKVIWNKLSELLNHHFLGPHGVEYTISMMAVDAGYATQEVYNWVRNHQGSGRVIAVKGINKALVPLNSPSRVDITVSGKKLRRGMKLWPVGVSILKSELFQLLNISQNEEAGYCHFPEYSPEYFKQLTAEQLITKVVKGYTKQEWQKIRDRNEALDCRIYARAASIALGIDRWQEDKWSSLSEKTENKKSKKVVKSKWISGQ; from the coding sequence ATGATTTATAGCAGCAGTTTTTATGCAGGATTAAAGCCAGATCCACTACTTAAAGTTTCAGAGTGGTCAGATGAATATCGAGTGCTTTCACAAACAGCATCATCTGAACCTGGTAAATGGAGAACAGAAAGAACTCCATATCTCAAAGAAATAATGGATTCACTTTCGCCGTCATCGAAGGTTGAAAAAGTGATATTTATGAAAGGGGCACAAATTGGTGGAACAGAAGCTGGTAACAATTGGATTGGCTATATTATTGATCAAACTCCAGGTCCTATGCTAGTTGTTCAGCCAACTGTTGAAATGGGAAAACGCTGGTCTAAAGGAAGATTTGCGCCTTTAATTGAAAATACGCCATGTTTAAAAGATAAAGTAAAAGACCCAAGGTCAAGAGATTCAGGTAATACTGTTCAAAGTAAAGAGTTTCCAGGTGGAATAGTAGTAATAACTGGAGCAAACAGTAGTGTAGGTCTTCGGTCTATGCCAGTTAAATATCTCTTTCTTGATGAAATTGATGCATATCCTGGAGATTCAAGTGGAGAAGGTGATCCAGTACTACTCAGCATAGCCCGCACTAATACTTTTACACGTCGAAAGATCTTTTTAGTATCAACTCCTACAGTGCATGGCATCAGCAGAATAGAAAAAGAATTTGAAGCTTCCGATAAACGGTACTTTTTTGTCCCATGTCCTCATTGTAATCACTATCAAGTGTTAAAATGGTCACAAATAAAGTGGGAAGATAAAGATTTGAGAACAGCACATTATGTTTGTATAGAATGCAAAGGCAAAATAGAAAACCATCAAAAAATAGATATGCTTGCAAAGGGAGAGTGGAGAGCTACTGATTCAACAAAAGATGGAAAGACAGCAGGATTTCATATTTCAAGTCTTTACAGTCCAGTTGGTTGGTATAGCTGGAGTCAAGCAGTAGCGGAATTTTTGCATAGTAAAGATAACGAACAACTACTAAAAGTCTGGATAAATACAGTATTGGGAGAAACTTGGGTTGATAAAGGAGAAGTACCAGACTGGAGACATCTTTTTGAGCGTAGAGAGAGTTACCCAATTGGAACTATACCAGAAGGAGAAGTAGTTCTCACTGCTGGAGTTGATGTACAAAAAGACAGATTAGAAGTAGAAGTTGTAGCTTGGGGAAAAGGTAGAAAGAGCTGGTCAATTGATTATCAGGTGTTTGAAGGAGATCCTGGAGACAAAGTTATTTGGAATAAATTATCAGAGTTATTGAATCATCACTTTCTTGGGCCACATGGAGTTGAATACACAATTAGCATGATGGCAGTGGACGCTGGTTATGCAACGCAAGAAGTATATAATTGGGTGAGAAATCATCAAGGCTCTGGCAGAGTTATTGCAGTTAAGGGTATAAATAAAGCCCTTGTTCCGCTCAATAGCCCAAGTAGAGTTGATATAACGGTTAGCGGGAAAAAACTACGAAGAGGAATGAAACTCTGGCCAGTTGGAGTATCAATATTAAAGTCAGAGTTGTTTCAATTACTTAATATTTCACAAAATGAGGAGGCTGGATATTGCCATTTCCCAGAGTACTCACCTGAATATTTTAAACAGCTTACAGCAGAGCAGTTAATTACCAAAGTAGTAAAAGGTTATACCAAACAAGAGTGGCAGAAAATAAGAGATCGTAACGAAGCACTTGATTGTAGAATTTACGCAAGAGCAGCATCTATTGCCCTGGGGATCGACCGTTGGCAGGAGGATAAATGGAGTAGTTTGAGCGAGAAAACTGAAAATAAAAAGTCAAAGAAAGTAGTGAAAAGCAAATGGATCAGCGGGCAATAA